In one Streptomyces venezuelae genomic region, the following are encoded:
- a CDS encoding ABC transporter permease — protein sequence MSTESTQIHNIGYRNYDGPRLGRAYARRSLFSQSVRGAYGLGRSAKSKVLPMILFAVMCVPAAIMVAVAVATKADDLPLDYTRYAIVMQAVISLFLAAQAPQTVSRDLRFKTVPLYFSRPIERGDYVLAKFAAMTSALFVLTAAPLLVLYVGALLAKLDFADQSKGFAQGLVSVALLSLLFSGIALVISAITPRRGFGIAAVIAVLTITYGAVSTVQAIAYEQGSSADAISWLGLFSPITLIDGVQTAFLGATSAFPGGEGPSSGVGVVYVVVVLGLIAGCYGAMMRRYRKVGL from the coding sequence ATGAGCACCGAGTCCACCCAGATCCACAACATCGGCTACCGGAACTACGACGGCCCCCGCCTCGGCCGCGCCTACGCCCGCCGTTCGCTCTTCTCCCAGAGCGTGCGCGGCGCGTACGGACTCGGGCGCTCCGCCAAGTCCAAGGTCCTGCCGATGATCCTCTTCGCGGTGATGTGCGTGCCCGCGGCGATCATGGTGGCCGTCGCGGTGGCCACCAAGGCCGACGACCTCCCCTTGGACTACACGCGCTACGCCATCGTCATGCAGGCCGTCATCAGCCTCTTCCTCGCCGCCCAGGCGCCCCAGACCGTCTCGCGCGACCTGCGCTTCAAGACCGTCCCGCTCTACTTCTCGCGGCCCATCGAGCGCGGCGACTACGTCCTGGCGAAGTTCGCCGCGATGACCTCCGCGCTCTTCGTCCTCACGGCAGCCCCGCTCCTCGTGCTCTACGTGGGAGCGCTGCTCGCCAAGCTCGACTTCGCCGACCAGAGCAAGGGATTCGCGCAGGGACTGGTCTCCGTGGCGCTGCTCTCCCTGCTCTTCTCCGGCATCGCCCTCGTCATCTCGGCGATCACGCCCCGCCGCGGATTCGGTATCGCCGCCGTCATCGCCGTCCTGACCATCACCTACGGAGCGGTGTCCACGGTCCAGGCCATCGCGTACGAACAGGGCAGCAGCGCGGACGCCATCAGCTGGCTCGGACTCTTCTCGCCGATCACGCTCATCGACGGCGTCCAGACGGCGTTCCTCGGCGCGACCTCCGCCTTCCCCGGAGGGGAAGGCCCCTCGTCCGGCGTGGGCGTGGTCTACGTAGTCGTCGTCCTCGGCCTCATCGCGGGCTGCTACGGCGCGATGATGCGCCGCTACCGAAAGGTCGGGCTGTGA
- a CDS encoding ABC transporter ATP-binding protein, which produces MSTIKIDHASRWFGNVVAVNDITMNIGPGVTGLLGPNGAGKSTLINMMGGFLAPSTGSVTLDDKPIWRNEQIYKDIGIVPEREAMYDFLTGREFVVANAELHGLDERAAKKALATVEMEYAQDRKISTYSKGMRQRVKMASALVHDPAVLLLDEPFNGMDPRQRMQLMELLRTMGGQGRTVLFSSHILEEVEQLASHIEVIVAGRHAASGDFRRIRRLMTDRPHRYLIRSSDDRALAAALIADPSTAGIEVDLKEGALRVQAVDFGRFTTLLPRVAREHGIRLLTVSPSDESLESVFSYLVAA; this is translated from the coding sequence GTGAGCACGATCAAGATCGACCACGCCTCCCGCTGGTTCGGGAACGTGGTGGCCGTCAACGACATCACCATGAACATCGGTCCGGGCGTCACCGGCCTCCTCGGCCCGAACGGCGCCGGCAAGTCGACCCTCATCAACATGATGGGCGGCTTCCTCGCCCCCTCCACCGGCAGCGTCACCCTCGACGACAAGCCGATCTGGCGGAACGAGCAGATCTACAAGGACATCGGCATCGTCCCCGAGAGGGAGGCCATGTACGACTTCCTGACGGGTCGCGAATTCGTCGTCGCCAACGCCGAGTTGCACGGCCTCGACGAGCGGGCCGCCAAGAAGGCGCTGGCCACGGTCGAGATGGAGTACGCGCAGGACCGGAAGATCTCCACGTACTCCAAGGGCATGCGCCAGCGCGTGAAGATGGCGTCCGCCCTGGTCCACGATCCGGCCGTGCTGCTGCTCGACGAGCCCTTCAACGGCATGGACCCGCGCCAGCGCATGCAGCTGATGGAGCTCCTGCGGACCATGGGGGGCCAGGGCCGCACGGTCCTCTTCTCCTCGCACATCCTCGAAGAGGTCGAGCAACTGGCCTCCCACATCGAGGTGATCGTCGCCGGGCGGCACGCGGCCAGCGGCGACTTCCGCCGGATCCGGCGGCTGATGACCGACCGGCCCCACCGCTATCTGATCCGCTCCAGCGACGACCGCGCCCTGGCCGCCGCACTGATCGCCGACCCGTCGACGGCCGGCATCGAAGTGGACCTCAAGGAGGGCGCCTTGCGCGTCCAGGCGGTCGACTTCGGCCGGTTCACGACACTGCTGCCCCGGGTCGCCCGGGAGCACGGCATCCGGCTCCTGACGGTCTCGCCCTCGGACGAGTCCCTCGAGTCGGTCTTCTCCTACCTCGTCGCGGCCTGA
- a CDS encoding ABC transporter permease encodes MYDPTVARLTYRALLGRRRALILFALPVLLIAISAAVRGFSGADDQVAVDVLGGFALATMVPIIGVIAGTGAIGPEIDDGSVVYLLSKPIKRPTIIFTKLIVAIAVTMAFSAIPTFIAGMILNGNGQQIAIAYTIAALVASITYAAIFLLLGTITRHAVVFGLVYALVWEALFGSLVSGARTLSVQQWSLAVAQKVGKGDLITSDVGLTTAAVLLLAVTAAATWYAGQKLRSLTLAGEE; translated from the coding sequence ATGTACGACCCCACTGTCGCCCGGCTCACCTACCGGGCCCTGCTCGGCCGCCGCCGGGCCCTCATCCTCTTCGCCCTGCCCGTCCTGCTCATCGCCATCTCCGCGGCGGTACGCGGCTTCAGCGGCGCCGACGACCAAGTGGCCGTCGACGTCCTCGGTGGATTCGCGCTCGCCACGATGGTGCCGATCATCGGCGTCATCGCGGGCACCGGCGCGATCGGCCCGGAGATCGACGACGGCTCGGTCGTCTACCTGCTCTCCAAGCCCATCAAGCGGCCCACGATCATCTTCACCAAGCTGATCGTCGCCATCGCCGTGACCATGGCGTTCTCCGCGATCCCCACGTTCATCGCCGGAATGATCCTCAACGGCAACGGCCAGCAGATCGCCATCGCCTACACGATCGCGGCCCTGGTCGCCTCCATCACGTACGCCGCGATCTTCCTGCTCCTCGGCACGATCACCCGGCACGCCGTGGTCTTCGGCCTCGTCTACGCCCTGGTGTGGGAGGCCCTCTTCGGATCGCTGGTCTCCGGGGCGCGCACCCTCAGCGTCCAGCAGTGGTCCCTCGCCGTGGCGCAGAAGGTCGGCAAGGGCGACCTGATCACCTCGGACGTCGGCCTGACGACCGCGGCGGTCCTGCTGCTCGCGGTCACGGCGGCCGCCACCTGGTACGCGGGCCAGAAGCTCCGCTCGCTGACGCTGGCGGGCGAGGAGTGA
- a CDS encoding HAD family hydrolase — translation MSHPAPVTPSFPYKLVATDLDGTLLRPDDTVSERTRLALTAATAAGAAHIVVTGRAVPWTRHILDDLGYDGIAVCGQGAQVYHAGEHRLLTSVTLDRQLAGLALAKIEAEIGPLALAASRDGIDGEVLVGPGYAVQEGPLPATPFTDIADLWAAPLNKLYIQHPGLGDDALTDVARQVAGDLVGVTMAGEGIVELLPLGLSKATGLSLAARRLGAKAVDTIAFGDMPNDIPMFAWAAHGVAMANAHEELKAVADEVTTSNEADGIAVVLERLLG, via the coding sequence GTGAGCCACCCAGCTCCGGTCACGCCCTCCTTCCCGTACAAGCTGGTCGCGACCGACCTCGACGGGACGCTGCTGCGCCCCGACGACACGGTGTCGGAACGTACGCGCCTCGCGCTCACCGCGGCCACCGCGGCGGGCGCGGCGCACATCGTCGTCACCGGCCGTGCCGTGCCCTGGACCCGCCACATCCTCGACGACCTCGGCTACGACGGCATCGCGGTCTGCGGCCAGGGCGCGCAGGTCTACCACGCGGGGGAGCACCGCCTGCTGACCTCGGTGACGCTCGACCGCCAGCTGGCCGGTCTGGCGCTCGCCAAGATCGAGGCGGAGATCGGCCCGCTGGCTCTCGCGGCGAGCCGTGACGGCATCGACGGCGAGGTCCTCGTCGGCCCGGGGTACGCGGTCCAGGAAGGCCCGCTCCCCGCGACCCCCTTCACGGACATCGCCGACCTGTGGGCGGCGCCGCTGAACAAGCTGTACATCCAGCATCCCGGCCTCGGGGACGACGCGCTCACCGACGTGGCACGTCAGGTCGCGGGCGATCTGGTCGGCGTGACCATGGCGGGCGAGGGCATAGTCGAACTCCTGCCGCTCGGCCTCTCCAAGGCGACGGGCCTCTCGCTCGCGGCGCGACGCCTGGGCGCGAAGGCCGTCGACACGATCGCGTTCGGCGACATGCCGAACGACATCCCGATGTTCGCCTGGGCGGCGCACGGCGTGGCCATGGCCAACGCCCACGAGGAGCTCAAGGCGGTCGCCGACGAGGTGACGACGTCGAACGAGGCGGACGGCATCGCCGTGGTGCTGGAGCGGTTGCTGGGCTGA
- the serS gene encoding serine--tRNA ligase produces MIDLRLLREDPDRVRASQRARGEDVALVDALLSADERRRSSGLRFDELRSEQKALGKLIPKAAPEEKQELLKRAGELSAAVKAADAAQDEADDETKRLLQQLGNLVHPDVPVGGEEDFVVLDTIGTPRDFAAEGFEPKDHLELGEALGAIDVERGAKVSGSRFYYLTGVGALLELALVNAAIAQATEAGFVPMLTPSLVRPRAMEGTGFLGQASENVYHLEKDDYYLVGTSEVPLAAYHMDEIIEADKLPLRYAGFSPCYRREAGTYGKDTRGIFRVHQFDKVEMFSYVDPEDAENEHKRLLEWEKQWLTGLGLPFQVIDVATGDLGASASRKYDCEAWIPTQGKYRELTSASNCDSFQARRLSVRMREGKKVQPLATLNGTLCAVPRTIVAILENHQQADGSVVVPEVLRPYLGGREILEPIAK; encoded by the coding sequence GTGATTGACCTTCGCCTGCTCCGTGAGGACCCCGACCGTGTTCGCGCCTCCCAGCGCGCCCGTGGAGAGGACGTCGCGCTCGTCGACGCCCTGCTCTCCGCCGACGAGCGGCGCAGGTCGTCCGGCCTCCGCTTCGACGAGCTCCGTTCCGAGCAGAAGGCGCTCGGCAAGCTGATCCCCAAGGCCGCGCCGGAGGAGAAGCAGGAGCTCCTGAAGAGGGCGGGCGAGCTCTCCGCCGCCGTCAAGGCCGCGGACGCCGCCCAGGACGAGGCCGACGACGAGACCAAGCGCCTCCTGCAGCAACTGGGCAACCTCGTCCACCCCGACGTCCCGGTCGGCGGCGAGGAGGACTTCGTCGTCCTCGACACGATCGGCACCCCGCGCGACTTCGCCGCCGAGGGCTTCGAGCCCAAGGACCACCTGGAGCTCGGCGAGGCGCTCGGCGCCATCGACGTCGAGCGCGGCGCGAAGGTCTCCGGCTCGCGCTTCTACTACCTGACGGGTGTCGGCGCCCTCCTGGAGCTGGCCCTCGTCAACGCGGCGATCGCCCAGGCCACGGAGGCCGGGTTCGTCCCGATGCTGACGCCGTCGCTGGTCCGCCCCCGCGCGATGGAGGGCACGGGCTTCCTCGGCCAGGCCTCGGAGAACGTGTACCACCTGGAGAAGGACGACTACTACCTGGTCGGCACCTCCGAGGTCCCGCTCGCGGCGTACCACATGGACGAGATCATCGAGGCCGACAAGCTCCCGCTGCGGTACGCGGGCTTCTCGCCCTGCTACCGCCGCGAGGCCGGCACGTACGGCAAGGACACCCGCGGCATCTTCCGCGTCCACCAGTTCGACAAGGTCGAGATGTTCTCGTACGTCGACCCTGAGGACGCGGAGAACGAGCACAAGCGCCTCCTGGAGTGGGAGAAGCAGTGGCTCACCGGGCTCGGCCTGCCCTTCCAGGTGATCGACGTGGCCACGGGTGACCTCGGCGCATCGGCCTCGCGCAAGTACGACTGCGAGGCGTGGATCCCCACCCAGGGCAAGTACCGCGAGCTGACCTCGGCCTCGAACTGCGACAGCTTCCAGGCCCGCCGCCTCTCGGTGCGCATGCGCGAGGGCAAGAAGGTGCAGCCCCTCGCGACGCTGAACGGCACGCTGTGCGCCGTCCCGCGGACGATCGTGGCCATCCTGGAGAATCACCAGCAGGCCGACGGCTCCGTGGTGGTGCCCGAGGTCCTGCGTCCGTACCTCGGGGGTCGAGAGATTTTGGAGCCCATCGCCAAGTGA
- the pheA gene encoding prephenate dehydratase encodes MSATRYTYLGPEGTFTEAALRTLPEAATRELVPMVSVPAALDAVRGGEAAAALVPIENSVEGGVTTTVDELAKGEPLMIYREVVLPIAFALLVRPGTKLKDIKTVTGHPVAQPQVRNWLAAHLPDAVWESAASNADGARLVQEGRFDAAFAGEFAAATYGLEALVSEIHDAANAETRFVLVGRPARPAAPTGADKTSVVIWLGDDHPGALLELLQEFAVRGVNLMRIESRPTGQGIGNYCFSVDAEGHITDRRVGEALMGLKRICPQVRFLGSYPRAGVATEDVRPPRPGTTDPEFMAASDWLTRCADGRF; translated from the coding sequence ATGTCGGCGACGCGCTATACGTACCTGGGCCCCGAGGGCACTTTCACCGAGGCGGCTCTCCGTACGCTGCCCGAGGCGGCCACCCGGGAGCTCGTCCCGATGGTCTCCGTCCCGGCCGCGCTGGACGCCGTCCGCGGCGGTGAGGCGGCGGCCGCACTGGTGCCGATCGAGAACTCGGTCGAGGGCGGCGTCACGACCACCGTCGACGAGCTCGCCAAGGGCGAGCCATTGATGATCTACCGCGAGGTCGTCCTGCCGATCGCCTTCGCGCTGCTCGTGCGGCCCGGCACGAAGCTCAAGGACATCAAGACGGTGACGGGTCACCCCGTGGCCCAGCCGCAGGTCCGCAACTGGCTGGCCGCTCATCTTCCGGATGCCGTGTGGGAGTCGGCGGCGTCGAACGCGGACGGCGCCCGGCTGGTCCAGGAGGGCCGGTTCGACGCGGCCTTCGCGGGTGAGTTCGCGGCGGCCACGTACGGCCTGGAGGCGCTGGTCAGCGAGATCCACGACGCGGCGAACGCCGAGACCCGCTTCGTGCTGGTCGGCCGTCCGGCCCGGCCCGCCGCGCCGACGGGCGCCGACAAGACCTCCGTCGTCATCTGGCTGGGCGACGACCATCCCGGTGCCCTGCTCGAACTGCTGCAGGAGTTCGCCGTGCGCGGCGTCAACCTGATGCGGATCGAGTCGCGGCCCACGGGACAGGGCATCGGCAACTACTGCTTCTCGGTGGACGCCGAGGGGCACATCACGGACCGCCGGGTCGGCGAGGCCCTCATGGGGCTCAAGCGGATCTGCCCGCAGGTGCGCTTCCTCGGGTCGTACCCGAGGGCCGGGGTGGCGACGGAGGACGTCCGGCCGCCGCGGCCCGGGACGACGGACCCCGAGTTCATGGCGGCGTCGGACTGGCTGACGCGCTGTGCGGACGGCCGTTTCTAG
- the efeB gene encoding iron uptake transporter deferrochelatase/peroxidase subunit has product MADNGISRRRLIGTAGATGLALGAAGGVAGYAAAPSDGADAAAAAGSRAELASLGSDQVMFHGKHQPGITTPLQSRGHLIAFDLTAGAGRKEAAALLRRWSATAERLMAGEAADGRDTAVARDAGPSSLSVTFGFGASFFSRTGLEKQRPAALDPLPDFSSDHLDKARSNGDLWVQIGANDPLVAFHALRAIQQEASGAARVRWQMNGFNRSPGATARPMTTRNLMGQVDGTNNPKPSEKDFDERLFVPSNGDPSWMAGGSYVVVRRIRMLLDDWEKLGTRAQEAVIGRRKSDGSPLTGGTETTEPKLDKTGPDGKVVIAANAHARITRPDQNGGAAMLRRPFSYHDGFDDKGEPDAGLLFICWQADPMRGFIPVQRKLDRGDALSEFIRHEASGLFAVPGGAGKGEYVGQRLLEG; this is encoded by the coding sequence ATGGCGGACAACGGGATTTCCAGGCGGCGGCTGATCGGCACGGCCGGCGCGACGGGCCTCGCGCTCGGCGCGGCGGGCGGCGTCGCCGGGTACGCGGCGGCGCCCTCGGACGGCGCGGACGCCGCGGCCGCCGCCGGCTCTCGGGCGGAACTCGCCTCCCTGGGCTCCGATCAGGTGATGTTTCACGGGAAACATCAGCCCGGCATCACCACTCCTCTGCAGTCCCGAGGCCATCTGATCGCCTTCGACCTGACGGCGGGAGCGGGCCGCAAGGAGGCGGCGGCCCTGCTGCGCCGCTGGTCGGCCACGGCCGAGCGGCTGATGGCGGGAGAGGCCGCCGACGGCAGGGACACGGCGGTCGCCCGGGACGCGGGCCCGTCCTCGCTGTCCGTCACGTTCGGGTTCGGCGCCTCCTTCTTCTCCCGCACGGGTCTGGAGAAGCAGCGTCCGGCCGCCCTCGACCCGCTGCCCGACTTCTCCTCCGACCACCTCGACAAGGCGCGCAGCAACGGCGACCTGTGGGTGCAGATCGGCGCGAACGACCCGCTCGTCGCGTTCCACGCCCTGCGCGCGATCCAGCAGGAGGCGTCGGGGGCCGCGCGGGTGCGGTGGCAGATGAACGGCTTCAACCGTTCGCCGGGCGCCACCGCGCGGCCGATGACGACCCGCAATCTGATGGGCCAGGTCGACGGCACGAACAACCCGAAGCCTTCGGAGAAGGATTTCGACGAGCGGCTCTTCGTGCCCTCGAACGGCGACCCTTCGTGGATGGCGGGCGGTTCCTACGTCGTCGTGCGCCGCATCCGGATGCTCCTCGACGACTGGGAGAAGCTCGGCACGAGGGCGCAGGAGGCGGTGATCGGCCGGCGCAAGTCGGACGGCTCGCCGCTGACCGGCGGCACGGAGACGACCGAGCCGAAGCTCGACAAGACGGGACCGGACGGCAAGGTCGTCATCGCGGCCAACGCGCATGCCCGCATCACCCGTCCCGACCAGAACGGGGGCGCCGCGATGCTGCGCCGCCCGTTCTCGTACCACGACGGCTTCGACGACAAGGGAGAGCCGGACGCGGGGCTGCTCTTCATCTGCTGGCAGGCGGACCCGATGCGCGGGTTCATCCCGGTGCAGCGCAAGCTCGACCGGGGGGACGCCCTGTCGGAGTTCATCCGGCACGAGGCGAGCGGGCTCTTCGCGGTGCCGGGCGGGGCGGGGAAGGGCGAGTACGTGGGGCAGCGGCTGCTGGAGGGGTAG
- a CDS encoding copper resistance CopC/CopD family protein, giving the protein MQTIAPRRRIPRLWQLLLVLTAATGVFFAGAAPSSAHAALTGSDPKQGAVVDRAPDQVKLTFSEKVAMSDGSVRVLDPSGKRVDTDKTTDLGSNTYGVKLRAGLPDGTFTVAYQVVSADSHPVAGAYTFSIGAPSDTEVALPDQEAGGGLVGALYDIARYLSYAGFILLVGGAAFVLGCWPRGAGARSVQRLVTGGWVTLAASTLLLLLLRAPYTGSGKLADAFDMGKLGDVLNTKTGAALVSRLLLLAAAALFIAVLFGAYEKREDPKEKKDLTFGLAIGGTVVALGIAATWAMAEHASTGIQAGIAMPVDVLHLLAVATWLGGLASLLVALFRTTAVDASAVRRFSAVAFTSVVVLAATGTYQSWRQVGSWSALTGTSYGQLLLVKIGLVVVLVGVASVSRRWTGRIAAEAGGLAPEAAAAVVVEQRSKQTSLQASKQTSRKPQKKAAAKPAMKPVTVPASGQDGDDPERSAQLARQQAAMDTAREKRIRDADPYRSGLRRSVLAEAGIAVVLLGVTTFLTTTEPGRTEEEAAKATSAAAAQRSGPLQLKIPFDTGGTDGKGTVQLDLDPGRTGSNTMHLYVKRPNGSAFDVPEVKVSLTNEAKDVGPLPVAPDHIATGHWSASGVQVPMAGTWKIAVTVRTSDIDQITVKKNAQIG; this is encoded by the coding sequence ATGCAGACCATCGCTCCCCGCCGCAGGATCCCGCGCCTCTGGCAGCTCCTCCTGGTGCTCACCGCCGCGACCGGCGTCTTCTTCGCGGGCGCCGCGCCGTCGTCCGCGCACGCCGCGCTGACCGGCAGCGACCCGAAGCAGGGAGCGGTGGTCGACCGGGCCCCCGACCAGGTGAAGCTCACCTTCTCGGAGAAGGTCGCCATGTCGGACGGCTCGGTGCGGGTGCTCGACCCGTCCGGCAAGCGCGTCGACACCGACAAGACGACGGACCTGGGCTCCAACACGTACGGCGTGAAGCTGCGTGCGGGCCTGCCCGACGGCACCTTCACCGTCGCCTACCAAGTCGTCTCCGCCGACAGCCACCCGGTCGCCGGCGCCTACACGTTCTCCATCGGCGCGCCCTCCGACACGGAGGTCGCGCTGCCCGACCAGGAGGCCGGCGGCGGCCTGGTCGGCGCGCTCTACGACATCGCGCGCTACCTGTCGTACGCGGGGTTCATCCTGCTCGTCGGCGGTGCCGCCTTCGTCCTCGGCTGCTGGCCGCGGGGCGCGGGTGCGCGGTCCGTCCAGCGGCTCGTGACGGGCGGCTGGGTCACGCTCGCCGCCTCCACCCTTCTCCTGCTGCTCCTGCGCGCCCCCTACACGGGCTCGGGCAAGCTCGCGGACGCCTTCGACATGGGCAAGCTCGGCGACGTCCTGAACACCAAGACCGGCGCGGCCCTGGTCTCCCGGCTGCTGCTGCTCGCCGCCGCCGCGCTGTTCATCGCCGTGCTCTTCGGGGCGTACGAGAAGCGGGAGGACCCCAAGGAGAAGAAGGACCTCACCTTCGGGCTCGCCATCGGCGGCACCGTCGTCGCCCTCGGCATCGCGGCGACATGGGCCATGGCCGAGCACGCGTCGACCGGCATCCAGGCGGGCATCGCCATGCCCGTCGACGTGCTGCACCTGCTGGCCGTCGCCACCTGGCTCGGCGGTCTCGCGTCGCTGCTCGTCGCGCTGTTCCGCACGACCGCGGTGGACGCGTCCGCCGTGCGGCGGTTCTCGGCCGTGGCGTTCACCAGCGTCGTCGTGCTGGCCGCCACCGGCACCTACCAGTCGTGGCGCCAGGTCGGCTCGTGGTCGGCGCTCACCGGCACCTCGTACGGGCAGCTGCTCCTCGTCAAGATCGGACTGGTCGTCGTCCTGGTGGGCGTCGCCTCCGTGTCGCGGCGGTGGACCGGGCGGATCGCCGCCGAGGCGGGCGGTCTCGCTCCGGAGGCCGCGGCCGCCGTGGTCGTCGAACAGCGCTCGAAGCAGACGTCGCTGCAGGCGTCCAAGCAGACGTCGAGGAAGCCCCAGAAGAAGGCGGCCGCGAAGCCCGCCATGAAGCCGGTCACCGTGCCGGCCTCCGGACAGGACGGGGACGACCCCGAGCGCTCCGCCCAGCTGGCCCGCCAGCAGGCCGCCATGGACACCGCCCGCGAGAAGCGCATCCGTGACGCCGACCCGTACCGCTCCGGCCTGCGCCGCTCGGTGCTCGCCGAAGCGGGCATCGCCGTCGTCCTGCTGGGCGTCACGACGTTCCTCACCACGACCGAGCCGGGCCGCACCGAGGAGGAGGCCGCCAAGGCCACGTCCGCGGCGGCCGCGCAGCGCTCGGGCCCGCTCCAGCTCAAGATCCCCTTCGACACGGGCGGCACGGACGGCAAGGGCACCGTGCAGCTGGACCTCGACCCCGGCCGCACCGGCAGCAACACCATGCACCTGTATGTGAAGCGGCCCAACGGCAGCGCCTTCGACGTCCCCGAGGTGAAGGTCTCCCTCACCAACGAGGCCAAGGACGTCGGCCCGCTGCCCGTCGCCCCGGACCACATCGCCACCGGACACTGGAGCGCGAGCGGCGTGCAGGTCCCGATGGCAGGCACATGGAAGATCGCGGTGACGGTGCGGACCTCCGACATCGACCAGATCACCGTGAAGAAGAACGCGCAGATCGGCTGA
- a CDS encoding copper chaperone PCu(A)C — translation MNHRTTKHRALTGGALALTAVLALAGCNDDSGSDSGATAKKPELKVGGAYVPEPTMADMAAGFFTLTNKGAADKLTSATSDAAGAVTLHSTKGGAMKEEKSFDVPAGGELAFVSGGNHVMFEKLKHKPKKGEKVALTLHFQKSDPITVEMPVKEATYSPKQHGDTTASHGSNASHKSH, via the coding sequence GTGAACCACCGCACCACCAAGCACCGCGCACTCACCGGCGGGGCGCTCGCACTGACTGCCGTCCTCGCCCTCGCGGGCTGCAACGACGACTCGGGCTCCGACTCCGGGGCCACCGCGAAGAAGCCGGAACTCAAGGTCGGCGGGGCGTACGTCCCCGAGCCCACCATGGCCGACATGGCGGCGGGCTTCTTCACGCTGACGAACAAGGGCGCCGCCGACAAGCTGACCTCCGCCACGAGCGACGCCGCGGGCGCCGTCACGCTGCACAGCACCAAGGGCGGCGCCATGAAGGAGGAGAAGTCCTTCGACGTGCCCGCGGGCGGTGAGCTCGCCTTCGTGAGCGGCGGCAACCACGTGATGTTCGAGAAGCTGAAGCACAAGCCGAAGAAGGGCGAGAAGGTCGCCCTGACGCTGCACTTCCAGAAGTCGGACCCGATCACCGTCGAGATGCCGGTCAAGGAAGCGACGTACAGCCCGAAGCAGCACGGCGACACCACCGCCTCGCACGGCTCAAACGCCTCGCACAAGTCGCACTGA
- a CDS encoding SCO family protein, whose amino-acid sequence MRTKSTNKKLAAAALLAVAALTLTACGGGDDKKPVAEVSAETDSGKAATVLDKPYKKPNLVLTDTHGKKYDLREETKGKPTLIYFGYTHCPDVCPLTMNNIAVAKKALPKADQDKLKVVFVTTDPERDTPAELGKWLKGVDADFVGLTGDFATIQAGARQLAISIEPSKKDKNGKIVSMHGTQVLAFSPKNDAGYVLYGEDATAGDYTKDLPKLLKGQTP is encoded by the coding sequence ATGCGCACCAAGAGCACGAACAAGAAGCTCGCCGCCGCTGCCCTGCTGGCCGTGGCCGCCCTCACCCTGACCGCCTGCGGCGGCGGTGACGACAAGAAGCCGGTCGCCGAGGTCTCCGCGGAGACCGACTCCGGCAAGGCCGCCACGGTCCTGGACAAGCCGTACAAGAAGCCGAACCTCGTCCTCACCGACACGCACGGCAAGAAGTACGACCTGCGCGAGGAGACGAAGGGCAAGCCGACGCTGATCTACTTCGGCTACACGCACTGCCCCGACGTCTGCCCGCTGACGATGAACAACATCGCGGTCGCCAAGAAGGCGCTGCCCAAGGCCGACCAGGACAAGCTCAAGGTCGTCTTCGTCACCACCGACCCCGAGCGCGACACCCCCGCCGAGCTCGGCAAGTGGCTCAAGGGCGTGGACGCCGACTTCGTCGGTCTGACGGGCGACTTCGCCACCATCCAGGCCGGCGCACGCCAGCTCGCCATCAGCATCGAGCCGTCCAAGAAGGACAAGAACGGCAAGATCGTCTCGATGCACGGCACGCAGGTCCTCGCGTTCTCGCCGAAGAACGACGCGGGATACGTCCTCTACGGAGAGGACGCCACCGCCGGCGACTACACCAAGGACCTCCCCAAGCTCCTCAAGGGACAGACTCCGTGA